One genomic region from Amaranthus tricolor cultivar Red isolate AtriRed21 chromosome 12, ASM2621246v1, whole genome shotgun sequence encodes:
- the LOC130797193 gene encoding FIP1[V]-like protein isoform X2 produces the protein MEDDDEFGDLYTDVLSTFPSSSSSSSSVLVSVTSAAASNLASQPASYRPIDLNFQSQDMDDDVPNSNFTTTMKLDAEVDVDVNLVEKPSEEVEDAHNKVINNSRVLQSAHFDSPQQREQHPVKQLDDFRYEFDDKQQNANREDDFSMEPLIPGLSTTHVAPATAPTPAVDEWNSDTDSEDDLQIVLNDTDHNNGLMGMGMGMEANGMIIGSDDEDDDGEPLVILDDPNAAATMGVLQSVEEQVWGDEAGQSAEVKEAADASKVNNAGLPNAPKIGYSNYGYHSFHSQFKYVRPGAPPLPGGPSTGAAPGQVRASVSVSSIIAGRGRGEWRPPGMKGPLTQKGFHPGFWGSNVPGRGLEFTLPSHKTVFDVDIDTFEEKPWKYPGVDESDFFNFGMNEEIWKEYCKQLELLRLESTMQSKIRVYESGRAEQDYDPDMPPELAAAAGNYESTAENVETAKTGVELGDLAKGFTRVLPTLPTGRAIQVEIGSGERLPSVDTRPPRIRDSDAVIEIYLQDSFDDGNDTKENPGNNSSRDDQVDVVDEDDPQCGNEYIDGSRRKSSSIISCADMNEKRDRFEPERFPSDHLPGSKGDAASENIGSPNEKRWMKEKELRSSPHMSSDDSAFDRRSLDYRREDSIRSLEVEHSPELSSASPMEDAREGSLDGISVASEDVPANVESGKSIDDVNVVVPSNTSKHKHSIHSPKRQKLIPQAEPPANNDVEERAEFKASRNSNNCKATGSSRDDQKLREGIEVEAVQNGRSNYLSDFKRNHGEADHDLRRKDRDGRIEMERNYMLAKGREDYYSHRDWDPHSANLFHAKSESSDRRKEREFSEGSWQRRDDDPHGRRIWAEASRKERGDEMLSRRRGKVREVDRSDKDEYLHSRKVLDDGIWRGFHDKDAGLRYREKDDVSNSRHEILDDHHGKRRNDDENLRRDHVEKEDIMLSHRDSNSSRRKRQRDVLISQHKREDQPRVREKLDDLQSGRLKDEVWVQREKAEKQRGRDEWYRAKQSHEEIFPRREREGGRPPIRSSRNIEGNTWASHGHSRGEDLKGHDKDTGRHLEQLKRRDRVEEELGVQHRGAEDFNARGNQFVNEGKRSREEKSSSRSNCAVDATGSQRLHEKKHKETLRKARDSEGHSTLVKSKKHQVDKNTTNALGKCDQDHDIPLHNLAREGREGVSSDDEQHNSKRGRSKLERWASHKERDYESYSKSSSLKNKESRKDKHTGSGSSSGFHDESAKKVESGDSNQPLGSGKEVGGLEGKDGDEKPMDGHHLDTVEKLKRRSERFKLPLASEKDPPAIKMESESLPTSQNDNPTNVEVKQERPPRKRRWISS, from the exons ATGGAGGATGACGATGAGTTCGGAGATCTCTACACCGATGTTCTCAGTACCTTcccctcatcatcatcatcatcatcttcggTTTTGGTTTCTGTTACGTCTGCGGCTGCATCCAATTTGGCCTCGCAGCCAGCTTCTTACCGTCCAATTGATCTCAACTTTCAATCCCAAGATATGGATGATGATGTTCCCAATTCTAATTTTACAACGACGATGAAGCTTGATGCTGAAGTTGATGTTGATGTAAATCTTGTTGAAAAGCCCTCAGAAGAGGTTGAAGATGCACATAATAAGGTAATTAATAATTCTAGGGTTTTGCAGTCCGCCCATTTTGATTCGCCACAGCAACGAGAACAACATCCAGTGAAACAATTGGATGATTTTAGATATGAGTTTGATGACAAACAACAGAATGCAAATAGGGAGGATGATTTTAGTATGGAACCTCTCATACCTGGGCTTAGCACCACCCATGTAGCTCCCGCAACCGCACCCACACCTGCTGTTGATGAGTGGAACAGTGACACTGATAGTGAGGATGAtttacaaattgtgttgaatgacACTGACCATAATAATGGACTTATGGGTATGGGTATGGGTATGGAAGCCAATGGAATGATAATCGGGAGCGACGatgaggatgatgatggtgaaCCACTAGTCATACTGGATGATCCCAATGCTGCTGCTACTATGGGAGTTCTTCAATCTGTTGAGGAGCAGGTCTGGGGAGATGAAGCAGGCCAATCTGCAGAAGTCAAAGAAGCTGCGGATGCTTCTAAAGTTAATAATGCAGGATTACCAAATGCTCCCAAGATTGGTTACAGCAACTATGGTTATCACTCCTTTCATTCTCAGTTTAAG TATGTACGACCTGGTGCTCCACCTCTGCCTGGAGGACCTTCTACTGGTGCAGCCCCTGGCCAAGTTCGTGCCTCTGTCAGTGTAAGCAGCATTATAGCTGGTCGTGGAAGGGGTGAATGGAGACCACCAGGCATGAAAGGTCCTCTTACGCAAAAAGGCTTCCATCCAGGCTTTTGGGGCAGCAATGTGCCTGGACGTGGTCTGGAATTCACTCTTCCATCCCATAA GACTGTATTTGATGTTGATATTGATACTTTTGAGGAAAAACCATGGAAATATCCTGGTGTAGATGAATcagattttttcaattttggcATGAATGAGGAAATCTGGAAGGAATATTGCAAGCAGTTG GAATTACTGCGTTTGGAGTCTACAATGCAAAGCAAAATTCGGGTATATGAGAGTGGCCGTGCAGAACAG GATTATGATCCTGATATGCCTCCTGAACTTGCCGCAGCAGCTGGAAATTATGAATCTACAGCTGAAAATGTGGAAACTGCAAAAACTGGTGTTGAATTAGGTGACCTGGCTAAAGGATTTACTCGTGTTCTGCCAACATTG CCGACTGGCAGAGCTATACAAGTAGAAATTGGTAGTGGGGAGCGACTGCCCTCTGTTGATACTCGGCCACCACGCATTCGTGATTCAGATGCAGTTATTGAG ATCTACTTGCAGGATTCTTTTGATGATGGTAATGATACCAAAGAGAATCCAGGTAACAATTCTTCAAGAGATGATCAGGTGGATGTAGTTGATGAGGATGATCCTCAGTGTGGGAATGAATATATTGATGGTTCTCGGAGAAAGTCATCAAGTATAATTTCTTGTGCTGATATGAATGAGAAAAGGGACAGATTTGAACCTGAAAGATTCCCAAGTGATCACCTTCCTGGTTCAAAAGGTGATGCTGCTTCTGAAAATATTGGTTCACCAAATGAGAAGAG ATGGATGAAGGAAAAAGAACTTCGGAGTTCTCCTCATATGTCTTCAGATGACAGTGCATTTGATAGAAGATCACTTGACTATCGAAGGGAAGATTCTATCAGAAGTTTGGAAGTTGAGCATAGTCCTGAATTGTCGTCTGCCTCTCCTATGGAAGATGCTCGAGAAGGAAGTTTGGACGGGATTTCTGTGGCTTCTGAAGATGTTCCAGCTAATGTAGAGTCTGGTAAAAGTATAGATGACGTTAATGTGGTTGTTCCTAGTAATACCTCCAAGCACAAGCATAGCATTCATTCCCCAAAACGACAAAAGCTAATTCCTCAAGCTGAACCACCAGCAAATAATGATGTTGAAGAACGGGCTGAGTTCAAGGCCTCCAGAAATAGTAACAACTGTAAGGCGACCGGGAGCAGCAGAGATGATCAAAAGTTGCGTGAAGGAATTGAGGTGGAAGCTGTGCAAAATGGTCGATCCAATTACCTGAGTGATTTCAAGAGGAATCATGGTGAAGCTGATCATGATTTGCGGAGAAAAGATCGTGATGGAAGAATCGAGATggaaagaaattacatgttagccAAAGGAAGGGAGGATTATTATTCTCATAGAGACTGGGATCCTCATTCGGCCAATCTTTTTCATGCAAAATCAGAGAGTAGTGATCGGAGAAAAGAGAGGGAATTCTCTGAAGGCAGCTGGCAACGACGAGATGATGATCCACATGGACGGAGGATTTGGGCTGAAGCTTCTAGGAAGGAACGTGGTGATGAAATGTTATCCAGGCGTAGAGGTAAGGTCAGGGAAGTTGATCGAAGCGATAAAGATGAATATCTTCATTCAAGAAAAGTTTTGGATGATGGCATCTGGAGAGGTTTTCATGACAAGGATGCAGGGTTGCGGTATAGGGAAAAGGACGATGTTTCAAATAGTCGGCATGAGATCTTAGACGATCATCATGGTAAAAGAAGGAATGATGATGAGAATTTAAGAAGGGATCATGTTGAGAAAGAAGATATCATGCTTTCTCACAGAGATAGCAATAGTTCTCGTAGAAAGCGTCAAAGGGATGTGCTTATAAGTCAACATAAGCGAGAGGATCAGCCAAGGGTAAGAGAGAAGCTGGACGACCTTCAATCTGGTAGGCTGAAGGATGAAGTTTGGGTGCAGAGGGAGAAGGCTGAGAAGCAAAGAGGAAGAGATGAATGGTATCGAGCTAAACAATCCCATGAGGAAATTTTTCCCAGAAGGGAGAGAGAAGGTGGACGACCTCCTATTAGGAGCAGTAGAAATATAGAAGGAAATACATGGGCCAGCCATGGACATTCTCGTGGAGAGGACCTCAAGGGCCATGACAAAGACACAGGGAGGCATCTTGAACAGCTTAAGAGGAGAGATCGGGTTGAGGAGGAGCTGGGTGTGCAGCATAGAGGGGCTGAGGATTTTAATGCACGAGGAAATCAATTTGTTAATGAGGGAAAGAGATCAAGGGAAGAAAAGTCCAGTTCTCGAAGCAATTGTGCTGTTGATGCCACAGGAAGCCAAAGGTTGCATGAGAAAAAACATAAAGAAACTCTTAGAAAGGCTAGAGATTCTGAAGGCCATAGCACTTTAGTGAAATCCAAGAAACATCAAGTGGATAAAAACACAACAAATGCATTG GGCAAGTGTGATCAAGATCATGATATTCCATTGCACAATCTTGCTAGAGAAGGTCGAGAAGGTGTTTCCTCTGATGATGAGCAACATAACTCTAAAAGAGGGAGATCAAAGCTGGAACGTTGGGCTAGCCATAAAGAAAGAGATTATGAGTCCTACTCAAAGTCATCATCTTTAAAGAACAAGGAGAGCAGAAAGGATAAGCACACTGGCTCTGGGTCATCTTCTGGATTTCATGATGAATCTGCGAAGAAGGTTGAGTCTGGTGATAGTAATCAGCCTTTAGGTAGTGGAAAAGAGGTTGGGGGTTTAGAGGGAAAGGATGGAGATGAAAAACCAATGGATGGTCACCATCTAGACACGGTTGAGAAATTGAAAAGGCGGAGTGAGCGTTTTAAGCTTCCACTGGCAAGTGAAAAAGATCCACCGGCAATCAAGATGGAGAGTGAATCCTTGCCTACCTCTCAGAACGATAACCCCACAAATGTTGAAGTCAAACAGGAGCGGCCTCCCAGGAAAAGAAGGTGGATTAGTAGCTAA
- the LOC130797193 gene encoding FIP1[V]-like protein isoform X1, translating to MEDDDEFGDLYTDVLSTFPSSSSSSSSVLVSVTSAAASNLASQPASYRPIDLNFQSQDMDDDVPNSNFTTTMKLDAEVDVDVNLVEKPSEEVEDAHNKVINNSRVLQSAHFDSPQQREQHPVKQLDDFRYEFDDKQQNANREDDFSMEPLIPGLSTTHVAPATAPTPAVDEWNSDTDSEDDLQIVLNDTDHNNGLMGMGMGMEANGMIIGSDDEDDDGEPLVILDDPNAAATMGVLQSVEEQVWGDEAGQSAEVKEAADASKVNNAGLPNAPKIGYSNYGYHSFHSQFKYVRPGAPPLPGGPSTGAAPGQVRASVSVSSIIAGRGRGEWRPPGMKGPLTQKGFHPGFWGSNVPGRGLEFTLPSHKTVFDVDIDTFEEKPWKYPGVDESDFFNFGMNEEIWKEYCKQLELLRLESTMQSKIRVYESGRAEQDYDPDMPPELAAAAGNYESTAENVETAKTGVELGDLAKGFTRVLPTLPTGRAIQVEIGSGERLPSVDTRPPRIRDSDAVIEIYLQDSFDDGNDTKENPGNNSSRDDQVDVVDEDDPQCGNEYIDGSRRKSSSIISCADMNEKRDRFEPERFPSDHLPGSKGDAASENIGSPNEKRWMKEKELRSSPHMSSDDSAFDRRSLDYRREDSIRSLEVEHSPELSSASPMEDAREGSLDGISVASEDVPANVESGKSIDDVNVVVPSNTSKHKHSIHSPKRQKLIPQAEPPANNDVEERAEFKASRNSNNCKATGSSRDDQKLREGIEVEAVQNGRSNYLSDFKRNHGEADHDLRRKDRDGRIEMERNYMLAKGREDYYSHRDWDPHSANLFHAKSESSDRRKEREFSEGSWQRRDDDPHGRRIWAEASRKERGDEMLSRRRGKVREVDRSDKDEYLHSRKVLDDGIWRGFHDKDAGLRYREKDDVSNSRHEILDDHHGKRRNDDENLRRDHVEKEDIMLSHRDSNSSRRKRQRDVLISQHKREDQPRVREKLDDLQSGRLKDEVWVQREKAEKQRGRDEWYRAKQSHEEIFPRREREGGRPPIRSSRNIEGNTWASHGHSRGEDLKGHDKDTGRHLEQLKRRDRVEEELGVQHRGAEDFNARGNQFVNEGKRSREEKSSSRSNCAVDATGSQRLHEKKHKETLRKARDSEGHSTLVKSKKHQVDKNTTNALADLKGKCDQDHDIPLHNLAREGREGVSSDDEQHNSKRGRSKLERWASHKERDYESYSKSSSLKNKESRKDKHTGSGSSSGFHDESAKKVESGDSNQPLGSGKEVGGLEGKDGDEKPMDGHHLDTVEKLKRRSERFKLPLASEKDPPAIKMESESLPTSQNDNPTNVEVKQERPPRKRRWISS from the exons ATGGAGGATGACGATGAGTTCGGAGATCTCTACACCGATGTTCTCAGTACCTTcccctcatcatcatcatcatcatcttcggTTTTGGTTTCTGTTACGTCTGCGGCTGCATCCAATTTGGCCTCGCAGCCAGCTTCTTACCGTCCAATTGATCTCAACTTTCAATCCCAAGATATGGATGATGATGTTCCCAATTCTAATTTTACAACGACGATGAAGCTTGATGCTGAAGTTGATGTTGATGTAAATCTTGTTGAAAAGCCCTCAGAAGAGGTTGAAGATGCACATAATAAGGTAATTAATAATTCTAGGGTTTTGCAGTCCGCCCATTTTGATTCGCCACAGCAACGAGAACAACATCCAGTGAAACAATTGGATGATTTTAGATATGAGTTTGATGACAAACAACAGAATGCAAATAGGGAGGATGATTTTAGTATGGAACCTCTCATACCTGGGCTTAGCACCACCCATGTAGCTCCCGCAACCGCACCCACACCTGCTGTTGATGAGTGGAACAGTGACACTGATAGTGAGGATGAtttacaaattgtgttgaatgacACTGACCATAATAATGGACTTATGGGTATGGGTATGGGTATGGAAGCCAATGGAATGATAATCGGGAGCGACGatgaggatgatgatggtgaaCCACTAGTCATACTGGATGATCCCAATGCTGCTGCTACTATGGGAGTTCTTCAATCTGTTGAGGAGCAGGTCTGGGGAGATGAAGCAGGCCAATCTGCAGAAGTCAAAGAAGCTGCGGATGCTTCTAAAGTTAATAATGCAGGATTACCAAATGCTCCCAAGATTGGTTACAGCAACTATGGTTATCACTCCTTTCATTCTCAGTTTAAG TATGTACGACCTGGTGCTCCACCTCTGCCTGGAGGACCTTCTACTGGTGCAGCCCCTGGCCAAGTTCGTGCCTCTGTCAGTGTAAGCAGCATTATAGCTGGTCGTGGAAGGGGTGAATGGAGACCACCAGGCATGAAAGGTCCTCTTACGCAAAAAGGCTTCCATCCAGGCTTTTGGGGCAGCAATGTGCCTGGACGTGGTCTGGAATTCACTCTTCCATCCCATAA GACTGTATTTGATGTTGATATTGATACTTTTGAGGAAAAACCATGGAAATATCCTGGTGTAGATGAATcagattttttcaattttggcATGAATGAGGAAATCTGGAAGGAATATTGCAAGCAGTTG GAATTACTGCGTTTGGAGTCTACAATGCAAAGCAAAATTCGGGTATATGAGAGTGGCCGTGCAGAACAG GATTATGATCCTGATATGCCTCCTGAACTTGCCGCAGCAGCTGGAAATTATGAATCTACAGCTGAAAATGTGGAAACTGCAAAAACTGGTGTTGAATTAGGTGACCTGGCTAAAGGATTTACTCGTGTTCTGCCAACATTG CCGACTGGCAGAGCTATACAAGTAGAAATTGGTAGTGGGGAGCGACTGCCCTCTGTTGATACTCGGCCACCACGCATTCGTGATTCAGATGCAGTTATTGAG ATCTACTTGCAGGATTCTTTTGATGATGGTAATGATACCAAAGAGAATCCAGGTAACAATTCTTCAAGAGATGATCAGGTGGATGTAGTTGATGAGGATGATCCTCAGTGTGGGAATGAATATATTGATGGTTCTCGGAGAAAGTCATCAAGTATAATTTCTTGTGCTGATATGAATGAGAAAAGGGACAGATTTGAACCTGAAAGATTCCCAAGTGATCACCTTCCTGGTTCAAAAGGTGATGCTGCTTCTGAAAATATTGGTTCACCAAATGAGAAGAG ATGGATGAAGGAAAAAGAACTTCGGAGTTCTCCTCATATGTCTTCAGATGACAGTGCATTTGATAGAAGATCACTTGACTATCGAAGGGAAGATTCTATCAGAAGTTTGGAAGTTGAGCATAGTCCTGAATTGTCGTCTGCCTCTCCTATGGAAGATGCTCGAGAAGGAAGTTTGGACGGGATTTCTGTGGCTTCTGAAGATGTTCCAGCTAATGTAGAGTCTGGTAAAAGTATAGATGACGTTAATGTGGTTGTTCCTAGTAATACCTCCAAGCACAAGCATAGCATTCATTCCCCAAAACGACAAAAGCTAATTCCTCAAGCTGAACCACCAGCAAATAATGATGTTGAAGAACGGGCTGAGTTCAAGGCCTCCAGAAATAGTAACAACTGTAAGGCGACCGGGAGCAGCAGAGATGATCAAAAGTTGCGTGAAGGAATTGAGGTGGAAGCTGTGCAAAATGGTCGATCCAATTACCTGAGTGATTTCAAGAGGAATCATGGTGAAGCTGATCATGATTTGCGGAGAAAAGATCGTGATGGAAGAATCGAGATggaaagaaattacatgttagccAAAGGAAGGGAGGATTATTATTCTCATAGAGACTGGGATCCTCATTCGGCCAATCTTTTTCATGCAAAATCAGAGAGTAGTGATCGGAGAAAAGAGAGGGAATTCTCTGAAGGCAGCTGGCAACGACGAGATGATGATCCACATGGACGGAGGATTTGGGCTGAAGCTTCTAGGAAGGAACGTGGTGATGAAATGTTATCCAGGCGTAGAGGTAAGGTCAGGGAAGTTGATCGAAGCGATAAAGATGAATATCTTCATTCAAGAAAAGTTTTGGATGATGGCATCTGGAGAGGTTTTCATGACAAGGATGCAGGGTTGCGGTATAGGGAAAAGGACGATGTTTCAAATAGTCGGCATGAGATCTTAGACGATCATCATGGTAAAAGAAGGAATGATGATGAGAATTTAAGAAGGGATCATGTTGAGAAAGAAGATATCATGCTTTCTCACAGAGATAGCAATAGTTCTCGTAGAAAGCGTCAAAGGGATGTGCTTATAAGTCAACATAAGCGAGAGGATCAGCCAAGGGTAAGAGAGAAGCTGGACGACCTTCAATCTGGTAGGCTGAAGGATGAAGTTTGGGTGCAGAGGGAGAAGGCTGAGAAGCAAAGAGGAAGAGATGAATGGTATCGAGCTAAACAATCCCATGAGGAAATTTTTCCCAGAAGGGAGAGAGAAGGTGGACGACCTCCTATTAGGAGCAGTAGAAATATAGAAGGAAATACATGGGCCAGCCATGGACATTCTCGTGGAGAGGACCTCAAGGGCCATGACAAAGACACAGGGAGGCATCTTGAACAGCTTAAGAGGAGAGATCGGGTTGAGGAGGAGCTGGGTGTGCAGCATAGAGGGGCTGAGGATTTTAATGCACGAGGAAATCAATTTGTTAATGAGGGAAAGAGATCAAGGGAAGAAAAGTCCAGTTCTCGAAGCAATTGTGCTGTTGATGCCACAGGAAGCCAAAGGTTGCATGAGAAAAAACATAAAGAAACTCTTAGAAAGGCTAGAGATTCTGAAGGCCATAGCACTTTAGTGAAATCCAAGAAACATCAAGTGGATAAAAACACAACAAATGCATTG gctGATTTGAAGGGCAAGTGTGATCAAGATCATGATATTCCATTGCACAATCTTGCTAGAGAAGGTCGAGAAGGTGTTTCCTCTGATGATGAGCAACATAACTCTAAAAGAGGGAGATCAAAGCTGGAACGTTGGGCTAGCCATAAAGAAAGAGATTATGAGTCCTACTCAAAGTCATCATCTTTAAAGAACAAGGAGAGCAGAAAGGATAAGCACACTGGCTCTGGGTCATCTTCTGGATTTCATGATGAATCTGCGAAGAAGGTTGAGTCTGGTGATAGTAATCAGCCTTTAGGTAGTGGAAAAGAGGTTGGGGGTTTAGAGGGAAAGGATGGAGATGAAAAACCAATGGATGGTCACCATCTAGACACGGTTGAGAAATTGAAAAGGCGGAGTGAGCGTTTTAAGCTTCCACTGGCAAGTGAAAAAGATCCACCGGCAATCAAGATGGAGAGTGAATCCTTGCCTACCTCTCAGAACGATAACCCCACAAATGTTGAAGTCAAACAGGAGCGGCCTCCCAGGAAAAGAAGGTGGATTAGTAGCTAA